The following proteins are co-located in the Microplitis demolitor isolate Queensland-Clemson2020A chromosome 5, iyMicDemo2.1a, whole genome shotgun sequence genome:
- the LOC103574261 gene encoding calpain-7 gives MDQNLEDVKKAAIKAIQYDSEKQYQKALCWYEVAVRLLNKLNSHTAFSPKLIEYQERIKALKTIVNDGEKKESESEAGSQKVKSLLKEAMDADEEGWKNIAVMLYVDAAELGLDIKKQIEDENTKEKLKDLAQRAIVRAEELEGIVRKEPFNPLALLLNLPPVPETIPTSPTTSTHTSPNFGNTSPERPQKPPFHRGSSAHLRITGGSGNYTEEEKKVLLTTSHINDNEFVPFMSVDLSEKFQSRTLFVDKDGLLELAPKQKKDFACWARPNDIFADPKMLMNNHVDYFSIKQTVVSDCSFVASLAVSAQYEKRFGNRLITSIIYPQNSNKAPLFNPFGKYMVKLHINGIPRKVVIDDLLPVGNDNQLLCSYSSNRGELWISLLEKAYMKVMGGYDFPGSNSNIDLHALTGWIPERCAIRLNEPDFNIDGLFKILLERLHTGNVLATVATAELSDSVSDKTGLVPTHAYAVLDVRLIDGKKLLQLKNPWSHLRWRGNFSERDAQNWTPQLRRALNYDPESASQYDNGIFWIDYASICRFFDVFYLNWNPGLFKYTYCIHQMWNAGIGPIKDVYNIGDNPQFSLEVQPKVSGAIWILLTRHITDIADFRQNQEYITVLVYKNNGKRVYYPHDPPPYIDGVRINSPHYLSKIKLNPESESKYTLVISQYEKMNTIYYTLRAYGTCPFSLKKMYEPYKFDKEIKDGQWKDKTAGGCGNHPATYQNNPRYRLTLESDHNNNYLLIILKGPKQYQIGFEIIPVNDSDTSSTFQSKTSGPFRSGFVSLELEDVPAGTYDVIPSTFLPSQEGPFFLIFRSSCEFQILKIR, from the exons TCAACGATGGTGAAAAAAAGGAGTCGGAATCAGAGGCAGGAtcacaaaaagttaaatcTCTTCTCAAAGAAGCTATGGATGCCGATGAAGAAGGATGGAAAAATATTGCAGTAATGCTTTATGTTGATGCAGCTGAACTGGGATTAGATATT AAAAAACAGATCGAAGATGAAAATACCAAAGAAAAACTTAAAGACTTAGCTCAACGAGCTATAGTAAGAGCTGAAGAGTTAGAGGGAATTGTCAGAAAGGAACCATTCAATCCTTTAGCTTTACTTCTAAATTTACCTCCAGTTCCCGAGACCATCCCAACTTCTCCAACTACTTCTACTCATACTTCTCCTAATTTTG GCAATACTTCGCCCGAGAGACCTCAGAAGCCTCCGTTCCACCGGGGAAGTAGTGCTCACCTTAGAATAACAGGTGGTAGTGGTAATTATACAGAAGAAGAGAAGAAAGTGTTGTTAACTACGTCCCACATAAATGATAACGAGTTCGTGCCGTTTATGAGCGTTGATCtttccgaaaaatttcaatctcgTACGTTGTTTGTTGATAAAGATGGTTTATTAGAGCTTGCACCAAAGCAAAAAAAAGACTTTGCTTGCTGGGCACGACCAAATGATATTTTTGCGGACCCAAAAATGTTGATGAACAACCATGTGGACTATTTCAGTATCAAACAAACTGTTGTTTCAGATTGTTCTTTTGTAGCATCTCTTGCCGTTAGTGCTCAGTatgaaaaaagatttggtAATCGTCTTATTACATCGATTATTTACCCTCAGAATTCAAACAAAGCTCCTCTTTTCAATCCTTTTGGCAAATATATGGTGAAACTTCATATAAACGGAATACCGAGAAAAGTTGtcattgatgatttattgCCAGTTGGCAACGACAATCAACTTTTGTGTTCATATTCAAGTAATCGTGGAGAACTCTGGATATCTTTGTTGGAAAAAGCATACATGAAAGTCATGGGTGGCTATGACTTTCCTGGGTCAAACAGCAATATAGATCTTCATGCTCTAACAGGATGGATACCAGAGAGATGTGCAATCAGGCTGAATGAGCCAGATTTTAATATTGatggattatttaaaatcctcCTAGAGCGACTTCATACTGGGAATGTTCTTGCGACTGTTGCTACTGCTGAGTTGTCTGATTCAGTTTCTGATAAAACGGGTTTAGTTCCCACACATGCTTATGCCGTTTTAGATGTTCGACTTATTGATGGCAAAAAGTTATTGCAGTTAAAAAATCCTTGGTCACACTTGCGATGGCGGGGGAATTTCTCCGAACGCGACGCTCAAAATTGGACTCCTCAACTCAGGCGTGCTCTCAATTATGATCCAGAATCAGCATCTCAGTACGATAATGGAATTTTTTGGATTGATTACGCAAGCATTTGTCgtttttttgatgttttttacCTTAATTGGAATCCTGGACTTTTCAAATATACTTACTGTATTCATCAAATGTGGAATGCAGGTATCGGGCCTATTAAAGATGTTTATAATATTGGAGATAATCCTCAGTTTTCATTGGAAGTTCAACCAAAAGTCTCAGGAGCTATTTGGATATTGTTAACTAGACACATAACGGATATAGCAGATTTCCGACAGAATCAAGAATACATCACCGTATTAGTCTATAAGAATAATGGAAAAAGAGTATATTATCCTCATGATCCTCCACCGTATATTGATGGTGTTCGAATAAATAGTCCTCATTATTTATCgaagattaaattaaatcctgAAAGTGAATCTAAGTACACTCTTGTTATTTCTCAATACGAGAAAATGAACACGATTTACTATACTTTAAGAGCATATGGAACATGCCCgttttctctaaaaaaaatgtatgagccttataaattcgataaagag ATTAAAGATGGTCAATGGAAAGATAAAACTGCTGGAGGATGCGGTAATCATCCAGCTACTTATCAAAATAATCCACGTTATCGGCTTACTTTAGAAAGTgatcacaataataattatcttttaataatCTTAAAAGGCCCAAAACAATATCAAATTGGATTTGAAATAATACCCGTAAATGATTCTGATACGTCATCCACTTTTCAAAGCAAGACCTCAGGACCTTTTAG gtcTGGATTTGTGAGTTTGGAACTTGAAGATGTTCCAGCCGGCACTTATGACGTTATTCCATCAACTTTTTTGCCATCTCAAGAAGGAcctttttttctcatttttagaAGTTCCtgtgaatttcaaattttaaaaatccgtTAA